The following coding sequences lie in one Populus nigra chromosome 15, ddPopNigr1.1, whole genome shotgun sequence genomic window:
- the LOC133673957 gene encoding potassium channel AKT1-like: MDTLLRNRGVFRVSVCGQEELEQLSRDGSHYSLSTGILPSLGARSNRRVKLNRFIISPYDRRYRIWETFLVLLVIYTAWVSPFEFGFLKQPQSPLSICDNVVNGFFAVDIVLTFFVAYLDKATYLLIDDHKKIAWKYASSWLALDIISTIPTELARKISPKPLQSYGFFNMLRLWRLRRVSALFSRLEKDRNYNYFGVRCAKLLCVTLFAVHSAGCFYYLIAARYHDPHRTWIGAALGDNFLEQGIWRRYVTSIYWSITTLTTVGYGDLHPVNTSEMIFDIFYMLFNLGLTAYLIGNMTNLVVHGTSRTRRFRDTVQSASSFAQRNKLPPRLQDQMLAHLCLKFRTDSEGLQQQETLDLLPKAIRSSISHYLFYDLVDKVYLFRGVSNDLLFQLVSEMEAEYFPPNEDVILQNEAPTDFYILVTGAVEVLAMKTGGEQVVGEAKTGDLCGEIGVLCYRPQLFTVRTKRLSQLLRMNRTSFLNIVQANVGDGTIIMNNLLQYLKKQKDPVMEGVFLETTTMLAHGRMELPLSLCTAALRGDDLLLHQLLKRGLDPNEADHNGRSALHIAASKGSENCVLLLLDYGVDPNCRDSEGSVPLWEAMLGGHESLTKLLIENGASIHHGEVGQFACTAAELNNLNLLEEIVQYGGDVTIPRDNGTTALHVAVSDDNTELVRFLLDQGADIDKPDGHGWTPRDLADQQGHEEIKLIFQTSKEAKKQTLVAIPEKQEHGTRFLERFTSEPAIRPVSQEGSFPATDGSLSQTRPRRRINNFHNSLFGTMSAAHKGEKDLLSQNSHNNHGTSRARVTISCPEKGEVAGKLVLLPNSFRALLEMGSKKFRISPAKVMRKDRAEIDAIELIRDGDHLMFVADGRQQTSS; the protein is encoded by the exons ATGGACACTCTGCTGCGTAACAGAGGTGTCTTCAGGGTTTCAGTATGCGGGCAAGAGGAGTTGGAGCAGCTGTCAAGAGACGGTAGCCATTACAGTCTCTCGACAGGGATTTTGCCTTCACTCGGTGCGAGGAGTAACCGAAGAGTTAAGCTCAATAGGTTCATTATATCGCCTTATGACCGTCGTTACAG AATTTGGGAGACATTTCTCGTTCTTCTGGTCATCTATACAGCTTGGGTATCGCCTTTCGAATTTGGCTTTCTCAAACAACCACAGAGCCCACTCTCCATCTGTGATAACGTTGTCAATGGATTCTTTGCTGTGGATATTGTTCTAACCTTCTTTGTGGCTTACCTTGACAAAGCCACCTACCTACTCATTGATGATCACAAGAAGATTGCTTGGAAGTATGCATCTTCTTGGTTGGCTTTGGATATCATATCCACAATCCCAACAGAATTAGCACGGAAGATCTCCCCCAAACCATTACAGTCCTATGGCTTCTTCAACATGCTTCGCCTTTGGCGTCTCCGAAGAGTTAGTGCCCTATTTTCTAG ATTGGAGAAAGATAGGAACTATAACTATTTTGGGGTTCGATGTGCTAAACTTTTATGT GTCACTCTTTTTGCAGTACACTCTGCTGGATGCTTCTATTATCTTATTGCTGCACGCTATCATGATCCACATCGCACATGGATTGGAGCAGCCCTaggagacaatttcctagagcAGGGTATATGGAGAAGATACGTGACTTCCATTTACTGGTCTATTACTACTCTAACAACTGTGGGCTATGGTGATTTGCATCCTGTGAACACAAGCGAGATGATATTTGACATCTTCTACATGCTCTTCAACCTTGGATTGACAGCATATTTGATTGGAAACATGACGAACTTGGTTGTGCATGGGACTAGTCGAACTAGAAGATTT AGAGATACCGTACAATCTGCTTCAAGTTTTGCTCAGAGGAACAAGCTGCCTCCTCGCCTACAAGATCAGATGCTTGCACATTTGTGCTTGAAGTTCAGGACAGATTCAGAGGGACTGCAGCAGCAAGAGACTCTTGATTTGCTTCCAAAAGCAATTCGGTCAAGCATTTCACATTATCTATTCTACGACCTTGTGGACAAGGTCTACTTGTTTCGGGGGGTTTCAAATGACTTGCTTTTCCAGTTG gtCTCTGAGATGGAAGCAGAGTATTTTCCTCCCAATGAAGACGTGATCTTGCAGAATGAAGCACCAACAGACTTCTATATACTTGTTACTGGTGCTGTG GAAGTACTTGCTATGAAAACTGGAGGCGAACAG GTTGTTGGTGAGGCAAAAACTGGTGATCTTTGCGGTGAAATTGGAGTACTTTGTTACAGGCCACAGCTCTTCACAGTACGAACCAAGAGATTGAGCCAACTACTACGAATGAACCGTACTTCATTCTTGAATATTGTTCAGGCAAATGTTGGAGACGGGACCATAATCATGAACAATCTCCTTCAG TATTTGAAAAAACAGAAGGACCCAGTTATGGAGGGAGTATTTCTGGAAACAACCACTATGCTAGCTCATGGTAGAATGGAACTACCTCTCAGTCTGTGCACTGCAGCCCTAAGGGGAGATGATTTGTTGTTGCATCAGTTGTTGAAACGGGGACTGGATCCAAACGAAGCAGACCACAATGGGAGGTCAGCACTG CATATAGCAGCGTCCAAAGGAAGTGAAAACTGTGTGCTACTTCTACTGGATTATGGAGTAGATCCTAACTGCCGAG ACTCAGAAGGAAGTGTACCATTGTGGGAGGCAATGCTGGGAGGTCATGAATCACTGACCAAACTTCTGATAGAAAATGGTGCCAGCATACATCATGGAGAAGTGGGCCAATTTGCTTGCACTGCTGCAGAGCTAAACAACTTGAACTTGCTCGAGGAAATTGTTCAATATGGAGGAGATGTGACAATTCCCAGGGACAATGGGACCACAGCACTACACGTAGCAGTTAGTGATGACAACACCGAATTAGTCAGATTCCTCTTGGATCAAGGTGCTGATATTGACAAACCAGATGGCCATGGTTGGACTCCAAGGGATCTAGCTGACCAACAAGGGCAcgaagaaataaaattgattttccaAACTAGTAAAGAGGCCAAAAAGCAAACCTTGGTTGCCATTCCTGAGAAGCAGGAACATGGAACTCGATTCCTTGAGAGATTTACAAGTGAGCCCGCAATTCGGCCAGTGTCCCAAGAAGGTTCATTCCCAGCTACAGATGGATCATTGAGCCAAACCCGTCCGAGGCgaagaattaataattttcacAACTCCCTCTTTGGGACGATGTCAGCTGCCCACAAGGGGGAGAAGGACTTGCTGTCCCAAAACAGTCATAATAATCATGGAACTAGTCGTGCTAGAGTGACAATTAGT